In a genomic window of Candidatus Gorgyraea atricola:
- a CDS encoding AMP-binding protein, with protein MVEYSLIKNFDNSVEQFKDKVAILSGSTSLTYAELGEKIKNTACYISSLGIEKGDRVAIILDNGPEFASVFFALAYIGAVAVPLDPRMTEKDVANIMSDSGAKILLTIDKIKELDPPQVFEKAIVEPDDLIVLLYTSGTTDLPKGVMLTHKNLCSNFNSLRKMKIFTPKDTILSILPLYHSYSLMTTLIAPLFSGSKIVYVSSDWPEKLADYIKEAGTTVFIGVPQIYHMMHSRMIKKLSSIEGLKGLFVKSVIALGLTKVLLPKVKNAFGKRLRFFISGGAKLDATVARDFFKLGFKILEGYGLTETSPVASINPVKRPKIGSIGTPVPDVRMRILNPDSSGVGEIVIQGPNVMKGYYKNEEKTKEVLKNNWFYSGDLGYKNRDGYFYITGRSKEVIVLSSGKNIYPEEIEKHYSNTSYIKEMCVIGVLKGKGNSKLEYLHAIVVPDLEFFKERGEMNVNQVLKATFDNLSKDIPGYRHIMGFTVTKEALSRTVLGKLKRYEIEKKFLPVILEETEEEKAVSPEDQALLQSDTAKRLIACIKDALEIKGDAHLNDSIELDLGVDSLTRVELVLAVEKCFNIEISDEMIAAGIFTVKDILTKVEELLASDKRQVTSDKGVERAIHWAGILKQELAKDFQDKISLELSWIDYVFTFIIKGCVGLFFRIFYRLKVEGAEKIPKKGPYVLCVNHTSFLDGFIVLSGVPLRTELELFFIGFRRYFIVPIIRNLVRRSRIIPVDATQIIEAMQGSAYILKHNKALCIFPEGERSIDGEVKEFKKGIGIIAKELNAPLVPVYINGAFKAWPRTQKFPKLHPISIKFGSPVAPDVLAKKGDAKDEHEAIAAGIRGEVINLG; from the coding sequence ATGGTAGAGTATAGTTTAATCAAAAATTTTGATAACTCAGTAGAGCAGTTTAAGGATAAGGTTGCTATTTTATCTGGTTCAACGTCACTGACTTATGCAGAGCTTGGCGAGAAGATAAAAAATACCGCATGTTACATATCTTCATTAGGCATTGAAAAAGGTGACAGGGTTGCGATCATTCTTGATAATGGGCCAGAGTTTGCGAGCGTATTTTTTGCATTGGCTTATATAGGCGCGGTCGCGGTTCCTCTTGATCCAAGGATGACAGAGAAGGATGTAGCAAACATCATGTCTGACTCTGGCGCAAAGATCCTTCTTACAATTGATAAAATAAAAGAACTAGACCCACCGCAAGTTTTTGAGAAAGCCATAGTAGAACCAGACGACCTTATAGTGCTGCTTTACACCTCTGGCACCACAGACCTTCCAAAAGGTGTAATGCTCACGCATAAGAATCTGTGCTCGAATTTTAATTCTTTGAGGAAGATGAAGATCTTTACGCCAAAGGATACGATATTATCAATTCTCCCGCTTTACCATTCCTATTCACTCATGACTACGCTTATCGCGCCTCTTTTTTCAGGTTCAAAGATCGTGTATGTCTCTAGTGACTGGCCAGAGAAATTAGCTGACTATATAAAGGAAGCTGGAACAACCGTATTTATAGGTGTACCGCAGATTTATCACATGATGCATTCGCGCATGATTAAAAAGCTTAGCAGTATAGAAGGCCTTAAGGGGCTATTTGTAAAATCAGTAATAGCTCTTGGCCTTACAAAGGTACTTTTGCCCAAGGTCAAAAACGCCTTTGGAAAAAGGCTTCGCTTTTTTATAAGCGGCGGCGCAAAGCTGGATGCTACAGTGGCAAGGGATTTTTTCAAGCTTGGCTTTAAGATATTGGAAGGCTATGGCCTGACTGAAACTTCTCCTGTTGCAAGTATAAATCCAGTGAAAAGGCCAAAGATAGGGTCGATTGGCACGCCTGTTCCTGATGTAAGGATGAGGATCTTGAATCCAGATTCCAGCGGCGTAGGCGAGATCGTGATCCAGGGCCCAAATGTCATGAAAGGCTACTATAAGAATGAGGAAAAGACAAAAGAGGTGCTTAAGAATAACTGGTTTTATTCAGGCGACCTGGGATACAAGAATAGAGATGGATATTTTTATATTACAGGCAGGTCTAAAGAGGTGATAGTACTTAGCTCAGGCAAGAATATCTATCCTGAGGAGATTGAAAAGCATTATTCGAATACGTCCTACATAAAAGAAATGTGTGTTATAGGCGTATTAAAGGGAAAAGGCAATAGTAAGCTTGAATATCTGCATGCGATTGTTGTACCAGACCTTGAGTTTTTTAAAGAGCGCGGCGAAATGAATGTGAATCAAGTGTTAAAGGCCACATTTGATAATCTCTCTAAAGACATACCTGGCTATAGGCATATCATGGGATTTACTGTGACAAAAGAGGCTCTGTCGCGTACTGTGCTGGGCAAGCTCAAGCGATATGAGATCGAGAAAAAATTCCTTCCTGTTATTTTAGAAGAGACAGAGGAAGAAAAAGCTGTGAGTCCAGAAGATCAGGCTTTGCTTCAATCTGATACAGCGAAAAGGCTAATAGCGTGCATAAAGGATGCGCTTGAGATAAAAGGGGATGCGCATCTTAATGACAGTATTGAGCTTGATCTGGGAGTGGATTCACTTACCAGGGTAGAGCTTGTTCTGGCTGTTGAGAAGTGTTTTAACATAGAGATATCGGATGAGATGATCGCGGCGGGGATATTTACGGTTAAGGATATTCTTACGAAAGTTGAAGAACTCTTGGCAAGTGACAAGCGACAAGTGACAAGCGACAAGGGCGTGGAAAGAGCTATTCACTGGGCTGGGATTTTGAAGCAGGAATTGGCAAAGGATTTTCAGGACAAGATATCGTTGGAGTTGAGCTGGATAGATTATGTGTTTACTTTTATAATTAAAGGGTGCGTTGGTTTATTTTTCAGGATTTTTTATAGGCTCAAGGTAGAAGGCGCGGAAAAGATACCTAAGAAAGGGCCTTATGTTTTATGTGTGAATCATACTAGTTTCCTGGACGGGTTTATTGTACTATCTGGTGTGCCGCTTAGGACAGAACTTGAGTTATTCTTTATTGGATTCAGGAGATATTTTATAGTGCCTATCATAAGGAATCTTGTAAGGCGCTCAAGGATCATTCCTGTAGATGCCACGCAGATCATAGAGGCAATGCAAGGCTCTGCGTATATCCTGAAGCACAATAAGGCCCTCTGTATATTCCCTGAGGGAGAGCGTTCTATTGACGGCGAGGTAAAGGAATTCAAGAAAGGTATTGGCATAATTGCAAAAGAACTAAATGCGCCACTTGTACCGGTTTATATCAATGGCGCTTTCAAAGCCTGGCCCAGGACACAGAAATTTCCAAAACTACACCCTATTAGCATAAAATTTGGCAGTCCTGTTGCACCTGATGTGTTAGCCAAGAAAGGCGACGCAAAAGACGAACACGAAGCAATTGCTGCAGGTATAAGAGGAGAGGTAATTAACCTTGGGTAA
- a CDS encoding cupin domain-containing protein, which produces MGNFVSCPFGQLTKLPKVEQGDCMSKVTVKKPTKEELQKLGVDKWPTWTSEVKKFDWEYSDNETFYVHEGKVKVIITDGQEVEFGKGDLVTFPKGVKCTWDVKESIRKVYNFG; this is translated from the coding sequence TTGGGTAACTTCGTAAGTTGTCCATTTGGACAACTTACGAAGTTACCCAAGGTAGAACAGGGGGATTGTATGAGCAAAGTAACAGTTAAAAAGCCCACCAAGGAAGAGCTGCAGAAGTTAGGCGTGGACAAATGGCCTACATGGACGAGTGAGGTAAAGAAATTTGACTGGGAATATAGCGACAACGAGACATTTTATGTGCACGAAGGCAAGGTAAAGGTAATCATAACTGACGGCCAGGAAGTCGAATTCGGCAAAGGCGACCTCGTAACATTCCCCAAAGGCGTAAAATGCACATGGGACGTAAAAGAATCTATCCGTAAGGTCTATAATTTCGGATAA
- a CDS encoding sugar phosphate nucleotidyltransferase yields the protein MAMEAWSYCVWVMMGIRKVYYIAVILMLILMLTSGDAVCLGSLRPYMQLEKGKNKEINLDKVSLSETEEVVEEFDNLVRLNMNFEPDNEKQDYGSKPRSMLIQLVNDWRNWESNERRILDLSCHLLGIENILEFKTIRPIKPIILAGGRGSRANNKAKVLERVDGKSTIMHILNNILILKKSNLGFQIEIEKPLIVVNYENAELIANALKGYEVEYFIEEKPLGTGKGVLETEELTRDFKGDVLVYLGARPCVYTPSILKSILIHQAIEFSSMTLITTVVKKPYAPLVRDPENSFVIDSVETHLEKAKAPPIGESNIGVYLVRKQDLYWPLHEAHNELYNAADNTYKWPGELGFVNQMVRRLAAEDRLVISLPLANTEEGSGIRFAGDSHAMHISREHLLTSIKSIAPRYGL from the coding sequence ATGGCCATGGAAGCATGGTCATATTGTGTCTGGGTTATGATGGGAATTAGAAAAGTTTATTATATAGCAGTAATATTGATGCTAATACTAATGTTAACATCAGGTGATGCGGTCTGTCTAGGCTCCCTCAGGCCATACATGCAGCTTGAAAAAGGTAAGAACAAAGAAATTAATCTAGATAAAGTTTCTTTGAGCGAGACAGAAGAGGTCGTTGAGGAATTTGACAATTTAGTTAGACTTAATATGAACTTTGAACCGGATAATGAAAAGCAGGATTATGGCAGCAAACCTCGATCAATGTTAATTCAACTTGTCAATGATTGGAGGAATTGGGAGTCAAATGAGAGACGTATTTTGGATTTATCATGTCATTTGTTGGGGATAGAAAATATTTTAGAATTCAAAACTATCAGACCCATTAAACCCATTATCCTTGCCGGTGGAAGAGGGTCAAGAGCAAATAATAAAGCCAAAGTTTTAGAGAGAGTCGACGGAAAGTCGACCATAATGCATATTTTAAATAATATTTTAATCCTAAAAAAGAGCAACCTGGGATTTCAGATCGAAATAGAGAAACCTCTAATTGTGGTTAACTATGAAAATGCAGAGTTAATAGCAAATGCTTTAAAGGGTTATGAAGTTGAATATTTTATAGAAGAGAAGCCACTTGGCACAGGTAAAGGCGTATTAGAGACAGAAGAGCTTACGAGAGATTTTAAAGGCGATGTCTTAGTTTATTTAGGTGCCAGACCATGTGTATATACACCTAGTATTTTAAAGAGCATTCTTATACATCAGGCTATAGAATTTTCTTCCATGACGCTTATCACAACTGTAGTAAAAAAACCTTATGCACCGCTTGTAAGGGATCCAGAAAATAGTTTTGTGATTGATAGTGTAGAGACACACTTGGAAAAAGCGAAAGCACCTCCTATAGGCGAGAGCAATATAGGTGTTTATCTTGTAAGGAAGCAGGATCTATATTGGCCGTTACATGAAGCACATAATGAATTATATAATGCTGCTGATAATACTTACAAGTGGCCGGGAGAGCTAGGATTTGTCAATCAGATGGTACGCAGGTTAGCTGCAGAAGATAGACTAGTAATCAGTTTACCCTTGGCTAATACTGAAGAGGGGTCCGGTATTAGATTCGCAGGTGATAGTCATGCAATGCACATATCAAGAGAACATTTATTAACATCCATTAAAAGCATTGCTCCGCGGTATGGATTATAG